A window from Cryptomeria japonica chromosome 1, Sugi_1.0, whole genome shotgun sequence encodes these proteins:
- the LOC131060204 gene encoding uncharacterized protein LOC131060204: MSQHQRTDVPNGDPPRLQVEIKVVEVTLDGWRPNPQQMEILQEFYNQGSANLGRNYMQITNELKAYGPAEELNVVHWFIWRRGSQFALVTDPEDGTTMRVPISIGAQTPE, from the exons ATGTCTCAGCACCAAAGAACAGATGTGCCTAATGGAGATCCTCCCCGATTGCAAGTAGAAATAAAAGTGGTAGAAGTTACTCTTGATGGGTGGAGACCCAACCCACAACAAATGGAAATTTTACAAGAGTTCTATAATCAGGGCAGTGCAAATCTTGGTAGGAATTATATGCAAATTACAAATGAATTGAAAGCATATGGGCCTGCAGAAGAATTGAACGTTGTGCATTGGTTCA TCTGGCGCCGTGGCTCACAGTTTGCCCTGGTTACAGATCCAGAG GATGGCACAACAATGAGAGTGCCCATTTCCATTGGAGCACAGACTCCAGAGTGA